In Candidatus Poribacteria bacterium, the DNA window ATGGAAATCCGCTCTCGCCAGAAGCATTTGTGGAGAGTTGCCTTGAATTTGCGGGTCCGCTGCCGATAGGAGATACCACGCGTCAGTATTTGACCGAATTCGCTGAGGCGAACGGTGAGATTGATTTTAGAGATGCTGCTGCTGCAGAAGAGAACCAGACCCTGCTCGTCAGTATGCTCCAGTTAATCGTGGCATCAAGGGAGTATCAACTCGGTTAGTTTTTTTGTCCTTGGACCAAATGGAGGAGACATTGACATGCGTACGACAAAGAAAGCCCCAGTCCTTGTCGTTGTACAACTCACAGGTGGCAACGACTTCATGAACACACTCATACCCTATACAAGCGGGATTTACCACGACTCTCGACCAGTTGTCGGGATTAAAGCAGAAGACGTGATACCTTTAGATGTAGATGATACGCTCGGTTGGAACCCGCACGCCGCCCCTCTGAAAGAAATGTTTGATGCCGGTGATGTCGCCGTTGTACAGGGAATCGGTTACCCCGATTCAAACCGCTCACATTTCCGGGCGATGGACATCTGGCACACCTGTGAACCCCTGAAAATCGGTGATGAAGGTTGGGTCGGCAGGCTCGTCCGAGAACTTGATCCGCAGAGTCAGAACGTCTTAACGGGTGTCAGTTTCGGACAGGGGCTCCCACGCGCCTGTGCACTTGCTGGTATTCCTGTTACCTCTGTTGGTGATTTGGATAACTACGGTTTGATGACCAGCATCGGTGATGAAGCACAGCGCACACAAGCACTTGACGTATTCAAGAAGATGTATAGCAGCACGGTCGGCAGCGGCATCGTGATGGACTACCTCAGCCAAACCGGATTAGATGTCATCAAGGGCGCGGACGAGCTTAAGAAGGCACCGGAGATGTATACCTCTGAGGTAGAGTACCCACAGAGCTCCATCGCGAAAAGTCTACGGGATGTTGCCCGTGTCCACCTTGCGGATCTCGGCACGCGTGTTTTTTACACACAACACGGTGGTTACGACAACCATGCTAACGAGGTCCCGGCGCACCCACGCCTCCTGAAGGATCTGACAGAGGCGATTCAAGCGTTCTTCACCGATTTGCGGTCCCAAAACGCCTCCGAAGAAATCATGATGTACGTCTTCACAGAATTCGGCAGGCGTATCCGAGACAATGCCAGCGGTACAGATCACGGCACTGGTGGCGGTGCGTTCATTATCGGCGATCGGGTGAAAGGCGGACTCTACTCGGAATATCCGTCCCTCGATCCGTCCCGCTGGGTACACGGCGAAGACCTTGAGCACACTATCGACTTCCGCGGCATATATGGGACACTTTTAGAGCAGTGGATGGGCGTAGACCCGACGCACATTGTCGGCGGGAACTTTGAACAGATTCATCCCTTTTCAGTGTAGGGGTTCGGTTACCGAACCCCTACAAACTTGCTATTAAATGACGTAGGACGACGGGGGAGGCATATCATGGGCAGACCTTATGGCTTGCTGCGTGCTGGGTTTCCATTTTACAAGACCCTAAGCATGCGGCGCACAACGAATTTTCCGATCGATATCGCAATCGGAAAAGAGGGACGTATATATATTATGTGCCGGAGCGACGGTACGGCGATGATCCGAAAATATACCGTTGAGGACGAGGACCGCGGGACAATGGGCGGTTACGGACAGGGCGAGGGGCAGTTCACATGGCCCGTAACAATTATCGCCGATAGCGAAGAGAATATTTATGTGTCTGATGAATATCTGCATCGGATTGTTGCCTTTAACAGCGAAGGTGAACATATCGGGACATGGGGCGAACACGGCACCGATCCGGGACAACTCAACGGACCCGCAGGTATCGCCTTCGATCCAGAGGAAAATCTTTACGTCGTTGACAGTTTAAGCCACCGGGTGCAGAAGTTCACGAAAGACGGCAAATTCCTCTTCGGGTGGGGCAGTCATGGCGACGGTGAAGGTGAATTCAACATGCCGTGGGGTGTCGCTGTAGATGAACTCGGCGATGTCTACATTGTGGATTGGCGAAACGATAGGGTTCAGAAGTTCAATGCTGAGGGAGAATTTCTCTTCGCATTCGGTAAATCTGGCAGTGATAACGGCGAATTCAACCGTCCTGCCGGAATTGACGTTGATCTACACGGGGATGTCTATATTGCTGACCGAGGGAATGACCGCGTTCAACTCTTCAACGCCGAAGGGCGGTATGTGCAGAAATTCCTCGGCGATGCTACCCTATCAAAAGTGTCTCAGGCTTACATGATGACGAACGCGAGTCCAAATAGGATGCGAGATATGGCGGATCTGGAACCGCAGAAATACTTGCGTCAACCGAAATCCGTTGCAGTTAGTGACGAGGGATTGATGTTTGTACCGGACTTCGGATCGTATCGAGTTCAGGTTTATCAGAATATGGCGGTGCCGTTGACAGAGCAGGAATTTAGCCCACCGCGTCGATCCGTTACATTGCATCAAGAATGAGATATAGGTAAAGCAGCGAGCACAGAATTACACTTTTTTAATAGAGCCAAGCGTGTTCGTAAATGCGCTTGGCTTTTTGTGTGGCATAGATCTCAGGTAAACCCAATCAAACGTTGAATTGTTGTGCTAATACCTAAAGTGGGGGTCAAAACGACTGCATGAAGCCAAAATTCTTTATAGTTCTGGTTATATTCATCACTATGCCACTGTCCATTTTTGCGCAAACCGGTGATGTCCAAGGAACCGTCTATCAACAAAGCACTGGAAAACCACTCGCGGGTGCTGACGTTCACATTATCAAAACCGACCAGCACCAAAAAACCGATGAAAACGGGGGTTTTCGCTTTACAGAGCTCCCTGAAGGGACTTATGTTTTTATCATAACGCACCCCTCAGAAGCGACATCAACAAAAGTCCCCATAGGCATCAACAGTGGCGATACGACCGAAGTTAAGATACACCTCGGCGCAGCCTTTAAACTTGAGACAGTCGTAGTGGAAGGGAAACGTCCCCCACCGACGGTGAGCCGCACGGAAATCCGTGGTAGTGAACTGCTACGCATTCCCGGCACCACCAACGATGCACTCAAAGGATTAACAACGCTCCCAAGCATCGGTATCCCAAACGACTACTTCGGCATCCTCTATATTCGCGGCAGTGGTCCCGGGGACACGCTTTACTATTTTGACAGAACGCCGCTCGGTTACCCGTTCCACTATGGTGGACTTGCTTCCACTGTTAGTACCCACATCATTGACAACGTCCGTATCTATGCCGGTGGTTACGGTGCTGAATTCGGATTAGATTCACAAACTGTGCTTGACCTCCTCTCCCGATCCGAAACTGATGGGCAGACGCTAAGCGGTAAGCTTAACCTTAACGTCCTCTATTCTGAGGGAATGCTTGAAGGTAGGATTGGAAATAAAGGCTACTTTTATGCCGCAGGCAGACGGAGTTATCTGGATCTCATTGCGAAACCGATTATTGAATGGCGGACAGAACAGAAGTTTCAGCTTCCGTACTTCTCAGATTATCAGTTTAAATTGGCTTATGAACTTACAAGGAAACATCACCTCACATTTAACGTCTTTGGCACAAACGATCACTTTAATATTATATCTGTTACAGAAGGAGCGACTGATTTTTCTGCCTACTTTAGAAACGGTTTTGAAGCACAAGGCGTTCATCTCCGGTCCGAGTTCATTGAAAATTTGACCTCTCATTTTTCTTTTACCCGTGCCTTCACTTTTCTCAATATGGACTTCAGCGGAGTTCTCGTCCGATCTTTTTCAGAAGATATCGGTACGGAATTAGAATCAGAATTTATATCCGAAAAGTCCACGTACGACAACATAAGGGCTAATGTTCCTGTTTATACACTCCGCGAAGATATATCCTACAAACTGACATCTAAGTTTCAACTTGAATCGGGGTTTCTTTTCACATTCAGTCCGGCAAATAGTTTTGAAGACCGGGGCATACGCTATAAAGTGCTCATCGATTCAGATGTGGCTTCCATGTTGAATGAAGATGCGGAATTATTAACTCACGACAATCGGACTTACCAAGTTGTTCGTTTTAAAGCAGCTTATGATGAATTCTGGTACGATTTCCAACGCTCAGAAGGGTATATCCAGGGACGATATGATCCGCTTTCGTTTCTTTCATTCGCGCTCGGGGTCCGACTCGACTATTTCAATCTTACCAAGGAACTCTCTGTTCAACCGCGTAGCAGCGTAAGCGTAAAGTTGCCGAATAACGCGATACTCCGCTTTGCTTACGGAAGTTATGAACAGAGTCCGTTGGCGTATCAGGTACTTGCGGAGAATGGAAACAGAGACTTAAAATCGAGTCTGGCGCGGCATTATATTATGGAGTTTGAACACCGACTCTCATCACAGACAGAGTTGAAGTTTGCGACCTACTACAAAAGTCTACTTGACCTGGTAACAACAAATGTAGTTGAATTCACTAATGATTTCGGCTTGCAAACGACAGTTAGTTACCATAATCAGGGGGCGGGATACATTGGGGGTGCAGAGGTGTTTCTACGACACCGCGTCAATGAAAAGTTCTTCGGTTGGTTCTCTTACGCATGGACATATCGAGAGCATCGCACACATCCTGACGCGCCTTATGAGCCCTATATCTTTGATAACACCCACATTATCAGTATTGTCGGTAATTATAACATCAGTCCAACTTTAGAGATTGGTGCGAAGTGGCAGTGTTCAAGCGGGACAGCAGGCGCGCATGTGAGCGAAATTCTTCTCATTCAAGATCCGATGACACGTGGCATGCAACCGATTTTCACTGATGTTCAGGACGCAGATGAAATATCTTTGGCATCATTACCCTCCTATCACCGATTAGATATACGTGTGAGCAAAACATGGCATCGTAAAGGGTGGCAAATGAGTGGATTTCTCGAGATTCTGAATGTCTACAATCGTAAAAATATTATCAAGCTCTATAATCCTGCGGGTGACGATGTACAGGAGGCACCCCAGCTTCCCATCATCCCCTACATCGGCTTAACAATCGAGTTCTGAATCCAAGAATCTAATACCATTAAACCCGCTTCCACTACTGCTGGTGGGGATCCCATCCTCGTCCTTTTCCAACCGACGGCTAACCCCATAGACACACCCGAGGCAATCTACACCCTTGGCTTTTCTGTGTTCTAACAAGAAAATAAATTTATGTCAACTAAAAATTTGAAGATTACGTTAGAAAAGGCGTTGTTGATTTTGTGTTACGGATTTGCTGACTCCGACCTATCTTTTGGCGAGTTAGAATCCGAACGCTGCCCAAAACTTATATTCACTTGAACACAATCAAACGAAATGGAGGTTAATGTTTCCATCATGGAAAAGCCATTATCTATTTTATTCTTGTTGATGCTTACCGCTTTACCTGTCTTTGCCCAAACCGGTGATATTCAAGGAACGGTCTATCAGCGAGGCACAGAGAAACCCGTTGCAGGAGCAGATGTCCGTATTACCGAAACAAAACAGACCCAAAAAACCGATGAAAACGGTGTCTTTCGATTCACAGACCTTCCCGAAGGCACATATACGTTCGTCGTTACCCACCCACTTGAATCCATTTCTACAAAAATTTCTGTTTCCATCAGCAGCGGGGATACCACCGAAGTTAAAATTTATTTAGGCGATGCGGTTAAATTAGAAACGATTATCGTTGAAGGCAAACGTCTCCCGCCGACGATCAGTCGCACAGAAATCCGCGGCAGCGAACTCCTGCGTATCCCCGGTGCTGCCAACGACGCACTCAAAGGACTAACGACGCTCCCCAGTATCGGCATCCCAAACGATTACTTTGGTGTCCTCTATATCCGTGGCAGTGAACCGGGCTCCAACCTTTACTATCTCGACCGGACACCGCTCGGTTACCCATTTCATTGGGGCGGTCTGTTGTCAACCATCAGTTCAGAAACTATTGAAACAATTGACATCTACGCTGGCGGATACGGCGCGGAATTCGGGTTGGATTCGCAAGCGGTGCTTGACATCCACGCCCGCGACAGCATCGACGAACGGTTCGATGGGAAATTTAATCTCAATATTTTCTATTCTGAAGGGTTGCTCGAAGGAAGAATCGGAGAGAAAGGCTATGTTTCTGTCTCGGGACGGCGAAGTTACTTCGATCTCATCGCTGGACGGATTTATGAAAGCCAGACGGGGGAGACACAACAGTTTCCCTATTTCTCGGATTATCAACTCAAATTCGTCTATCCACTGACTGAAAACCACAATCTCACACTTAATGCATTCGCTGCAACTGACCATTTTCATGTTGAGACAGAGGAACAGGAAGAAGATGATGAAATGGAAATAGAGGATCCTTTTGAGTCCTCTGCCTTTTTCAAA includes these proteins:
- a CDS encoding TonB-dependent receptor, translating into MPLSIFAQTGDVQGTVYQQSTGKPLAGADVHIIKTDQHQKTDENGGFRFTELPEGTYVFIITHPSEATSTKVPIGINSGDTTEVKIHLGAAFKLETVVVEGKRPPPTVSRTEIRGSELLRIPGTTNDALKGLTTLPSIGIPNDYFGILYIRGSGPGDTLYYFDRTPLGYPFHYGGLASTVSTHIIDNVRIYAGGYGAEFGLDSQTVLDLLSRSETDGQTLSGKLNLNVLYSEGMLEGRIGNKGYFYAAGRRSYLDLIAKPIIEWRTEQKFQLPYFSDYQFKLAYELTRKHHLTFNVFGTNDHFNIISVTEGATDFSAYFRNGFEAQGVHLRSEFIENLTSHFSFTRAFTFLNMDFSGVLVRSFSEDIGTELESEFISEKSTYDNIRANVPVYTLREDISYKLTSKFQLESGFLFTFSPANSFEDRGIRYKVLIDSDVASMLNEDAELLTHDNRTYQVVRFKAAYDEFWYDFQRSEGYIQGRYDPLSFLSFALGVRLDYFNLTKELSVQPRSSVSVKLPNNAILRFAYGSYEQSPLAYQVLAENGNRDLKSSLARHYIMEFEHRLSSQTELKFATYYKSLLDLVTTNVVEFTNDFGLQTTVSYHNQGAGYIGGAEVFLRHRVNEKFFGWFSYAWTYREHRTHPDAPYEPYIFDNTHIISIVGNYNISPTLEIGAKWQCSSGTAGAHVSEILLIQDPMTRGMQPIFTDVQDADEISLASLPSYHRLDIRVSKTWHRKGWQMSGFLEILNVYNRKNIIKLYNPAGDDVQEAPQLPIIPYIGLTIEF
- a CDS encoding NHL repeat-containing protein, with product MGRPYGLLRAGFPFYKTLSMRRTTNFPIDIAIGKEGRIYIMCRSDGTAMIRKYTVEDEDRGTMGGYGQGEGQFTWPVTIIADSEENIYVSDEYLHRIVAFNSEGEHIGTWGEHGTDPGQLNGPAGIAFDPEENLYVVDSLSHRVQKFTKDGKFLFGWGSHGDGEGEFNMPWGVAVDELGDVYIVDWRNDRVQKFNAEGEFLFAFGKSGSDNGEFNRPAGIDVDLHGDVYIADRGNDRVQLFNAEGRYVQKFLGDATLSKVSQAYMMTNASPNRMRDMADLEPQKYLRQPKSVAVSDEGLMFVPDFGSYRVQVYQNMAVPLTEQEFSPPRRSVTLHQE
- a CDS encoding DUF1501 domain-containing protein, with product MRTTKKAPVLVVVQLTGGNDFMNTLIPYTSGIYHDSRPVVGIKAEDVIPLDVDDTLGWNPHAAPLKEMFDAGDVAVVQGIGYPDSNRSHFRAMDIWHTCEPLKIGDEGWVGRLVRELDPQSQNVLTGVSFGQGLPRACALAGIPVTSVGDLDNYGLMTSIGDEAQRTQALDVFKKMYSSTVGSGIVMDYLSQTGLDVIKGADELKKAPEMYTSEVEYPQSSIAKSLRDVARVHLADLGTRVFYTQHGGYDNHANEVPAHPRLLKDLTEAIQAFFTDLRSQNASEEIMMYVFTEFGRRIRDNASGTDHGTGGGAFIIGDRVKGGLYSEYPSLDPSRWVHGEDLEHTIDFRGIYGTLLEQWMGVDPTHIVGGNFEQIHPFSV